In Methanofollis fontis, the following proteins share a genomic window:
- a CDS encoding zinc ribbon-containing protein, whose protein sequence is MTAEEPTKVKAGEKVGPGKYVCIDCGRELHVTESEKDLVKCPSCACETYQCFPMTHIRPDIKTPEDAVHPPKRK, encoded by the coding sequence GTGACTGCAGAAGAACCCACGAAGGTAAAGGCAGGAGAGAAGGTCGGCCCCGGCAAGTATGTCTGTATCGACTGCGGTCGGGAACTCCATGTGACCGAATCCGAGAAGGATCTGGTCAAGTGCCCGAGCTGTGCCTGCGAGACCTACCAGTGCTTCCCGATGACGCACATCAGACCCGACATCAAGACACCTGAAGACGCAGTTCACCCGCCAAAACGCAAGTAA
- a CDS encoding peroxiredoxin, which yields MEEAYSLPIIGEAAPDFQAVTTHGPMKLSELRGKWVVLFSHPADFTPVCTTEFMALARANDELEGLNVQLVGLSIDSVHSHLAWVRSIEEKMGVKIPFPVIADLDMKVARRFGMIHPGQSSTATIRTVFFIDPEGTMRAMIYYPLNNGRYIPEIVRLVKALQVTDQFKVSTPANWQPGDKVVVSPPKTAEEMERRGEEGYECKDWYLCFKQI from the coding sequence ATGGAAGAAGCGTATTCCCTGCCGATTATCGGTGAGGCCGCCCCCGATTTCCAGGCCGTCACCACCCACGGCCCGATGAAACTCTCCGAACTGCGGGGAAAATGGGTCGTGCTCTTCTCGCACCCGGCCGACTTCACGCCGGTCTGTACCACCGAGTTCATGGCGCTTGCACGGGCGAACGATGAACTCGAGGGCCTGAACGTGCAGCTTGTCGGTCTCTCCATCGACAGTGTCCACTCCCATCTCGCATGGGTGCGGAGCATCGAAGAGAAGATGGGGGTGAAGATCCCCTTCCCGGTGATCGCCGATCTCGACATGAAGGTCGCACGAAGGTTCGGTATGATCCACCCGGGCCAGAGCAGTACGGCGACGATCAGGACCGTCTTCTTCATCGATCCCGAGGGGACGATGCGGGCGATGATCTATTATCCGCTGAACAATGGGCGCTATATCCCGGAGATCGTCAGGCTGGTGAAGGCACTCCAGGTCACCGACCAGTTCAAGGTCTCGACACCGGCGAACTGGCAGCCCGGCGATAAAGTCGTCGTCTCCCCACCGAAGACAGCGGAGGAGATGGAGCGCCGCGGGGAAGAAGGCTACGAGTGCAAGGACTGGTACCTCTGCTTCAAGCAGATCTGA
- a CDS encoding flavodoxin family protein, whose protein sequence is MAVKVLGISGSPHRRGNTETLLDAFLHGAEEAGGEVRKVVLRDLAYSSCRGCNACHKNGRCVVKDDLTGLFEEILAADVLAIASPIYSMGITADLKGLIDRAQYLWAQKFVLKSLYFSDEHIRLHKGVFLSTAGQAWDHVFDSAYPMVTAFFNGAGFEYYDNVIANNMDEYGGIRGHPTALAEAEQKGGEVVEEINSLQTTGQSVHR, encoded by the coding sequence ATGGCAGTTAAGGTTCTTGGCATTTCGGGCAGCCCGCACCGGCGCGGAAACACCGAGACCCTCCTGGATGCATTCCTCCACGGGGCGGAGGAGGCGGGAGGCGAGGTGCGCAAGGTGGTGCTCCGCGACCTCGCCTATTCCTCCTGCCGGGGGTGCAATGCCTGCCATAAGAACGGAAGATGCGTGGTAAAAGACGACCTGACCGGACTGTTTGAGGAGATTCTGGCCGCAGACGTCCTTGCCATCGCCTCCCCGATCTATTCGATGGGGATCACCGCCGACCTGAAGGGGCTCATCGACCGGGCACAATACCTCTGGGCACAGAAATTCGTGCTGAAATCCCTCTACTTCTCAGACGAGCATATCAGGCTGCACAAGGGGGTGTTCCTCTCCACGGCCGGACAGGCCTGGGACCATGTCTTCGATTCGGCCTACCCGATGGTGACCGCCTTTTTCAACGGCGCCGGATTCGAGTATTACGACAACGTGATTGCAAACAATATGGACGAGTACGGCGGGATCAGGGGGCATCCGACCGCTCTCGCCGAGGCGGAGCAGAAGGGGGGGGAGGTGGTCGAGGAGATCAACTCCCTGCAGACTACAGGACAATCAGTGCACCGATGA
- a CDS encoding desulfoferrodoxin FeS4 iron-binding domain-containing protein → MANVEEVGQIFICEICGNVVEVKEVGGGELVCCGEPMVLQE, encoded by the coding sequence ATGGCGAATGTTGAAGAGGTGGGACAGATCTTCATCTGTGAGATCTGCGGCAACGTGGTCGAAGTAAAGGAGGTCGGCGGAGGCGAACTGGTCTGTTGCGGCGAACCGATGGTCCTCCAGGAGTGA
- a CDS encoding cation diffusion facilitator family transporter — protein sequence MTDYRRVNRTLWLILTANILVAVAKASFGLMAGSMSMVADALHSTFDSASNVIGIIATRYAALPPDRNHPYGHAKVETLATLIIGGMLMLTAYWVISEGLGRLSGGASPTITGVTIAVMAGTLVVNLLVARYERRMGEELGSPFLIADSEHTKSDIWVSLSVLAGFVAVTLGYPIADPLIALLIGAVIGRMGLSILHEAGLILTDATTVECVEAVREAVAGIEGAKGFHRFRCRGTPGNLFADIHVTVDPQMSVEDAHAIASRVEAAIKGAVAGMQEVVVHIEPSRKEGEGKSG from the coding sequence ATGACCGATTACCGCCGGGTGAACCGGACCCTCTGGCTGATCCTTACGGCAAACATCCTCGTAGCAGTTGCAAAAGCCTCATTCGGCCTCATGGCCGGTTCGATGTCGATGGTGGCCGACGCCCTCCATTCCACCTTCGACTCGGCCTCGAACGTCATCGGGATCATCGCCACCCGCTACGCCGCACTCCCCCCGGACAGAAACCATCCCTACGGTCATGCAAAGGTGGAGACGCTCGCCACCCTGATCATCGGGGGGATGCTCATGCTGACGGCCTACTGGGTGATCAGCGAGGGCCTGGGGCGCCTCAGCGGCGGGGCATCACCGACGATCACCGGGGTCACGATCGCCGTGATGGCAGGGACACTCGTCGTCAACCTGCTTGTGGCCAGGTATGAACGGCGCATGGGGGAGGAACTGGGGAGCCCCTTTCTCATCGCCGATTCAGAGCACACAAAAAGCGACATCTGGGTCTCCCTCTCGGTGCTTGCCGGTTTTGTCGCCGTCACCCTCGGGTACCCCATCGCCGATCCCCTCATCGCCCTCCTCATCGGTGCCGTCATCGGACGGATGGGGCTCTCCATCCTGCATGAGGCCGGTCTGATCCTCACCGACGCCACGACGGTGGAATGCGTCGAGGCGGTCAGAGAGGCGGTGGCGGGAATAGAGGGGGCGAAGGGGTTCCACCGTTTCCGCTGCCGGGGAACACCCGGCAACCTCTTCGCTGACATCCATGTCACCGTCGACCCGCAGATGAGCGTTGAGGACGCCCATGCCATCGCTTCACGGGTGGAGGCGGCGATCAAGGGCGCCGTAGCCGGCATGCAGGAGGTGGTGGTGCACATCGAACCCTCACGGAAGGAGGGAGAGGGGAAATCCGGGTAG
- a CDS encoding flavodoxin family protein, which yields MALHVLAVAGSPRRHGNSETLLDRVIASMAAEEGIEVEKVALSEVTVHPCKGCNACERLNRCVQRDDLDWLGQRLLDADCVLLSSPIYCMGICAQVKALIDRAQVFRSRKYVLKLPVVPQERKWKRLGCFISTAGQKWDYVFDAAVPSVKCFYHVMDIRDSDIAYLMINGVDLAGEVEKHPTALDEAEALGKKLVIEMKERFGDGS from the coding sequence ATGGCACTCCATGTTCTGGCCGTGGCCGGAAGCCCCCGGCGGCACGGCAACTCCGAAACCCTCCTCGACCGGGTGATCGCCTCGATGGCGGCCGAGGAGGGGATCGAGGTCGAGAAGGTCGCCCTCTCCGAGGTGACGGTGCACCCCTGCAAGGGGTGCAATGCCTGCGAACGGCTGAACCGATGCGTCCAGCGCGACGACCTCGACTGGCTCGGGCAGCGGCTCCTGGACGCCGACTGCGTACTGCTCTCCTCGCCGATCTACTGCATGGGCATCTGCGCCCAGGTGAAGGCGCTCATTGACCGGGCACAGGTCTTCAGGTCGAGAAAATATGTGCTGAAACTCCCGGTGGTCCCCCAGGAGAGGAAATGGAAACGGCTCGGATGTTTTATCTCAACTGCGGGCCAGAAATGGGACTATGTCTTCGATGCCGCTGTCCCGAGCGTGAAATGCTTTTACCATGTGATGGATATCAGGGACAGCGATATCGCCTATCTGATGATCAACGGCGTGGACCTTGCTGGCGAAGTCGAGAAACACCCGACGGCACTGGATGAGGCGGAGGCGCTCGGTAAAAAACTGGTGATTGAGATGAAGGAGCGGTTCGGCGATGGCAGTTAA
- a CDS encoding carboxymuconolactone decarboxylase family protein, with protein sequence MEQKMKELEEKIGKVPKIFAELKDIEPDIYEKVMGIDQLVWADGALSKQTKKVIAIAIAAALRDRHAVRAQMAGAKNLGVRKEEIEEGLRVAFLLAGMPAYVYGKTALEEMMG encoded by the coding sequence ATGGAACAGAAGATGAAGGAACTTGAGGAGAAGATCGGCAAAGTTCCGAAAATATTTGCCGAACTCAAGGATATCGAACCCGACATCTATGAGAAGGTGATGGGCATCGATCAACTCGTCTGGGCGGACGGTGCCCTATCCAAACAGACGAAAAAAGTGATTGCTATCGCTATTGCAGCTGCCCTCAGGGACCGCCATGCGGTAAGGGCCCAGATGGCGGGCGCAAAGAACCTGGGCGTCAGGAAAGAGGAGATCGAAGAGGGGCTCCGCGTCGCCTTCCTGCTGGCCGGCATGCCGGCCTATGTCTATGGTAAGACGGCGCTCGAGGAGATGATGGGGTAA
- a CDS encoding rubrerythrin family protein gives MATQENLRAAFAGESQANRKYAAFSEKADEEGFKNVGRLYRAASMAEAIHARRELVVMGGLKTTAENLQGSIEGETDEFTEMYPRFVEEAEKEGNDEAVITFTHAMKAEQVHAGLYTRALEAVQGGKDLDLTDVFLCPVCGNIVLNAVPERCPICGVPGVRFGSVE, from the coding sequence ATGGCAACACAGGAGAATCTCAGGGCGGCATTTGCCGGTGAATCGCAGGCAAACCGGAAATACGCAGCATTTTCCGAGAAAGCCGACGAAGAGGGTTTCAAGAATGTGGGGCGTCTCTATCGGGCCGCCTCCATGGCCGAGGCGATCCACGCGCGGCGCGAACTCGTCGTGATGGGTGGCCTGAAGACGACGGCCGAGAACCTGCAGGGGAGCATCGAGGGCGAGACCGACGAGTTCACCGAGATGTACCCCCGTTTTGTCGAGGAGGCGGAGAAGGAGGGGAATGATGAGGCCGTGATCACTTTCACCCACGCCATGAAGGCCGAACAGGTGCATGCCGGTCTGTATACGCGGGCGCTTGAGGCGGTGCAGGGCGGAAAGGATCTCGATCTCACCGATGTCTTCCTCTGCCCGGTCTGCGGCAACATCGTCCTGAACGCCGTCCCGGAACGGTGCCCGATCTGCGGGGTCCCGGGCGTCCGTTTCGGCAGCGTGGAGTGA
- a CDS encoding PAS domain-containing sensor histidine kinase, which produces MVPAQKRSVLLVGTAGKRFQTDDLEKQGDRWTVRAVPSSSDALTHLQEEPADLVVLCAGDPGIRDLLSVFSLPTPPSLVILREGAPPLIINAVKRASGDEIPEILSEAMDDRDHQRLLGEQERQLSTLLGSLPGMAYRCKNTPTHTMEFVSQGCLPLLGYPAEDLIGDRRVAYGDLIHPDDREGFWEAIQDAIDERRQFTLRYRVRTADGRTRWVREQGRGVVGEDGTLEVLEGFITDITPEAELRDEIERRGIIQTAILDNIPDLAWLKDGEGHYIAVNQAFEHASGFSRSEVVGRTDLEIWPRYLAERYMNEDREAMRSGCRQALVEPFVRVDGLETWVETVKTPIRNRSGNVTGTAGIARDITERRAMEEALRKSEERYRLFLLNFQGIAFRTGPDLLPLFLYGDVLGITGYTPDQLLRQKEIWEEVIYPADREGFLGTLEKTTRTGTAGAVDLRIIGKDGRVRWLHASVQRVADDSGHGVQGALFDITDRKDAEEQIRYLARFPQEDPGPVMRIGRDGIVAYANEASKPLLEEWGTSVGELLPPVWRSVVRGAVADGRSRTRDVSVRGAEYQLVCVPIPEGGYVNLYGVEITDRRAMEVAVWEANRKLNLLNSIIRHDILNQITVLQGYIALTLQKGEGGEYLKRITDATERIRRQVEFTRDYHELGVKGPVWQSPGREMDRAWRSLSPVGITLHSTVDPDLQVFADPLFWRVLYNLVDNTVRHAAGATEIRFSAASAGEEMHLIYEDNGPGIPAGQKESLFKEVTGQKKGLGMFLSREILSLTGLLIHEEGEPGQGARFVITVPEGGFRRRPDDA; this is translated from the coding sequence ATGGTCCCTGCACAGAAACGATCGGTTCTGCTGGTGGGAACAGCAGGCAAACGGTTCCAGACAGATGATCTCGAGAAGCAGGGCGATCGATGGACCGTCCGGGCCGTTCCCTCCAGCAGTGACGCCCTTACCCATCTGCAGGAGGAACCCGCCGACCTCGTCGTCCTCTGCGCAGGCGACCCCGGCATCAGAGATCTTCTGTCCGTATTCAGCCTCCCAACACCCCCTTCCCTTGTGATCCTTCGTGAGGGGGCACCACCCCTGATCATCAATGCTGTGAAGAGAGCAAGCGGCGACGAGATCCCGGAGATCCTCAGTGAGGCGATGGATGATCGGGACCACCAGCGCCTGCTCGGGGAGCAGGAGCGGCAGTTGAGCACGCTGCTCGGCAGTCTGCCCGGCATGGCGTACCGCTGCAAGAACACACCGACCCATACCATGGAGTTCGTGAGTCAGGGCTGCCTCCCCCTGCTCGGCTATCCTGCAGAGGACCTGATCGGCGACCGGAGGGTGGCCTATGGCGACCTGATCCACCCGGACGATCGGGAGGGTTTCTGGGAGGCGATCCAGGATGCGATAGATGAGAGGCGCCAGTTCACGCTCCGCTACCGGGTCCGGACGGCAGACGGCAGGACACGATGGGTCAGGGAGCAGGGCCGCGGGGTGGTCGGGGAGGACGGCACCCTGGAGGTGCTCGAAGGCTTCATCACCGACATCACCCCCGAAGCCGAGCTGCGTGATGAGATCGAACGGCGCGGGATCATCCAGACGGCGATCCTGGACAACATCCCTGACCTTGCATGGTTGAAAGACGGGGAAGGGCATTATATCGCCGTGAACCAGGCGTTCGAACACGCCTCTGGCTTCTCGCGCAGCGAGGTCGTCGGCCGGACCGACCTTGAAATCTGGCCGCGCTACCTTGCCGAACGCTATATGAACGAAGACCGGGAGGCGATGCGCTCAGGGTGCAGACAGGCCCTGGTCGAACCTTTCGTCCGGGTGGACGGCCTGGAAACCTGGGTGGAGACGGTAAAGACCCCGATCCGGAACAGGAGCGGGAATGTCACGGGAACGGCAGGGATCGCCAGGGATATCACCGAACGCCGCGCTATGGAAGAGGCGCTCAGAAAGAGCGAGGAGCGGTACCGCCTTTTCCTTCTCAATTTCCAGGGGATCGCCTTCAGGACGGGACCCGACCTGCTGCCGCTCTTCCTCTACGGCGACGTCCTGGGGATCACCGGCTATACGCCGGATCAACTGCTCAGGCAAAAGGAGATCTGGGAGGAGGTGATCTATCCTGCAGACCGGGAGGGGTTCCTGGGGACACTGGAGAAGACCACCCGCACCGGCACTGCAGGGGCGGTGGACCTCAGGATCATTGGTAAGGACGGCAGGGTCAGGTGGCTCCATGCCAGCGTGCAGAGGGTCGCTGACGATAGCGGCCACGGGGTGCAGGGCGCCCTCTTCGATATCACCGACCGCAAAGACGCTGAAGAGCAGATCAGATATCTCGCACGATTCCCGCAGGAGGATCCAGGACCAGTCATGCGTATCGGGCGGGACGGCATCGTGGCGTATGCAAATGAGGCGAGCAAACCGCTTCTTGAAGAGTGGGGCACCAGCGTCGGCGAACTCCTCCCGCCGGTGTGGCGGTCGGTCGTCAGGGGGGCCGTCGCCGACGGCCGCAGCCGTACGCGCGACGTCTCTGTTCGGGGGGCGGAGTACCAGCTGGTCTGCGTGCCAATTCCCGAAGGGGGTTATGTCAATCTCTACGGCGTGGAGATCACCGATCGTCGGGCCATGGAGGTGGCGGTGTGGGAGGCGAACCGAAAACTCAACCTGCTCAACAGCATCATCCGCCACGACATACTCAACCAGATCACGGTGCTTCAGGGATATATCGCACTCACCCTCCAGAAAGGTGAGGGAGGAGAATATCTCAAGCGGATCACCGATGCAACCGAGCGGATCCGGCGGCAGGTGGAGTTCACGCGCGATTATCATGAACTCGGGGTGAAGGGGCCGGTCTGGCAGTCGCCGGGGCGTGAGATGGACCGCGCCTGGAGGTCCCTCTCTCCGGTCGGCATCACGCTCCATTCAACAGTCGATCCCGACCTTCAGGTCTTCGCCGATCCGCTGTTCTGGCGGGTGCTCTACAACCTGGTGGACAACACGGTCCGCCATGCCGCCGGCGCCACGGAGATCCGTTTCTCTGCCGCTTCGGCCGGCGAGGAGATGCACCTGATCTATGAAGACAACGGACCCGGGATACCGGCAGGTCAGAAGGAGAGCCTCTTCAAGGAGGTGACAGGGCAGAAGAAAGGGCTCGGCATGTTCCTCTCACGTGAGATCCTCTCCCTGACCGGGCTTCTGATCCACGAGGAGGGCGAACCAGGACAGGGGGCGCGGTTTGTGATCACCGTCCCGGAAGGGGGTTTCAGGCGCCGCCCGGACGACGCCTGA
- a CDS encoding flavodoxin family protein, translating to MGKKIIALLGSPVRNGNTAYLFEQAVAGAEEGGCEVERVMVPFLNFSPCMEILHCMEHEDCRMQDDVTPFYRRFREMDGLIIATPIMTMGIPGKLKSFMDRFQVYYMAKYMRKNSFISPDRRKQRKTLFICISGTNYDDVFDGALQTTRTFCEIIDCPYWDGVFQRDMDHVRDIRTRPEIVEACREKGRELCSIVGPSD from the coding sequence ATGGGAAAGAAGATCATCGCCCTTCTCGGCAGTCCGGTCAGGAACGGCAATACCGCCTATCTTTTTGAGCAGGCGGTCGCCGGGGCCGAGGAGGGGGGGTGTGAGGTGGAGCGGGTGATGGTGCCCTTCCTGAACTTCTCACCCTGCATGGAGATCCTGCACTGCATGGAGCACGAGGACTGCCGGATGCAGGATGACGTCACCCCCTTCTACCGGCGGTTCAGGGAGATGGACGGTCTGATCATCGCCACCCCCATCATGACGATGGGTATTCCGGGGAAGCTGAAGTCGTTTATGGACCGGTTTCAGGTCTATTATATGGCAAAGTACATGCGAAAAAACTCTTTTATCTCTCCAGACCGCCGAAAACAAAGAAAAACCCTGTTCATCTGCATCTCGGGCACAAACTACGACGATGTCTTCGACGGCGCCCTCCAGACGACCCGGACCTTCTGTGAGATCATCGACTGCCCCTACTGGGACGGCGTGTTCCAGCGGGACATGGACCATGTGCGGGATATCAGGACCCGCCCGGAGATCGTGGAGGCATGCCGTGAGAAGGGGCGGGAACTCTGCTCGATTGTCGGACCATCCGACTGA
- the radC gene encoding RadC family protein codes for MKRMRDMADPDRPREKIATRGVGALTDRELIAAIIGRGVPGRDVLEIARDIEGVIADSGAPPYAALTEIQGVGSAKACQIAAAFELARRHYEPGEVRIAAPADVVPLVRHIADRKQEYFVCISLNGAGEVIGNREVTKGLINYSPVHPREVFADVITDRATSVIFVHNHPSGSLEPSREDIAMTRQLVSAAEILGIRVLDHIIITRRAHLSMRERGLL; via the coding sequence ATGAAGCGGATGCGCGATATGGCGGACCCGGACCGCCCACGGGAGAAGATCGCCACCCGGGGCGTGGGCGCCCTCACCGACCGGGAATTGATCGCCGCCATCATCGGGAGGGGGGTGCCGGGACGGGACGTGCTGGAGATCGCCCGTGATATCGAGGGGGTGATCGCCGATTCTGGGGCGCCCCCCTATGCCGCCCTCACAGAGATCCAGGGGGTCGGATCGGCGAAGGCCTGCCAGATCGCCGCCGCCTTCGAACTCGCCCGCCGCCATTACGAACCCGGCGAGGTGCGCATCGCCGCTCCGGCAGACGTGGTGCCGCTCGTGCGCCACATCGCCGATCGAAAACAGGAATATTTCGTCTGCATCTCGCTCAACGGCGCCGGGGAGGTGATCGGCAACCGGGAGGTGACCAAGGGGCTGATCAACTACAGCCCGGTCCACCCGCGGGAGGTGTTCGCCGACGTGATCACCGACCGGGCGACCTCGGTGATCTTTGTGCACAACCATCCCTCGGGAAGCCTCGAACCAAGCCGTGAAGACATCGCCATGACCCGCCAGCTCGTTTCGGCCGCCGAGATCCTGGGGATCCGGGTGCTCGACCATATCATCATCACTCGCCGCGCCCACCTCTCCATGCGCGAACGCGGACTGCTCTGA